One stretch of Serinicoccus hydrothermalis DNA includes these proteins:
- the larC gene encoding nickel pincer cofactor biosynthesis protein LarC: protein MGRRLWIDASAGVAGDMLLGALLDAGARLGAVQEAVATVAPGAVDLVPDRVTRAGLAATQLHVRPRARAEEHRAWPELRRLLEGAALPGPVHDLALATFARLAVAESRAHGVPEEQVHFHEVGAWDSVADVVGVAAALHDLAVDHVSCTRVGLGSGTVRTAHGTMPVPVPAVVELLGASSVEAAADADLVGECATPTGVALLAEVTQGHGPVNAPPGRVTGSGVGAGSRDTAGRANVVRVVLHEQTDEAEDTDTGEEALVELAATVDDLDPRAWPPVLETLLAAGALDAWLVPVHMKKGRPGVVVHALARPADRAAVAEVMMRHTSTLGVRWHEVGRFVLDRVWREVRLGDDGTTVRVKLGLRDGVVQTVTPEFEDVRAVAEATGRPVRHLLRDVEVAAQLAGWEPGAEI, encoded by the coding sequence GTGGGCCGACGACTGTGGATCGACGCCTCCGCGGGGGTGGCCGGGGACATGCTGCTCGGCGCACTCCTCGACGCGGGGGCGCGCCTGGGCGCGGTTCAGGAGGCGGTGGCCACGGTCGCTCCGGGGGCCGTCGACCTGGTCCCGGACCGGGTCACCCGGGCCGGGCTCGCCGCGACCCAGCTGCACGTCCGGCCGCGCGCGCGGGCCGAGGAGCACCGCGCGTGGCCGGAGCTCCGCCGGCTGCTGGAGGGCGCTGCGCTCCCCGGACCCGTCCACGACCTGGCTCTCGCCACCTTCGCGAGGCTGGCGGTCGCAGAGTCTCGCGCTCACGGCGTGCCCGAGGAGCAGGTGCACTTCCACGAGGTGGGCGCCTGGGACTCGGTCGCCGACGTCGTCGGCGTCGCCGCGGCGCTGCACGACCTGGCCGTGGACCACGTCAGCTGCACCCGGGTCGGCCTCGGCTCGGGCACCGTCCGGACCGCGCACGGCACGATGCCCGTCCCGGTCCCTGCGGTCGTCGAGCTGCTCGGGGCGAGCAGCGTGGAGGCGGCCGCGGATGCCGATCTCGTGGGGGAGTGCGCCACGCCGACGGGGGTTGCGCTGCTCGCAGAGGTGACCCAGGGCCACGGCCCGGTCAACGCTCCCCCTGGTCGCGTCACCGGCAGCGGGGTCGGTGCCGGCAGCCGCGACACGGCAGGCCGCGCCAACGTCGTGCGGGTCGTGCTGCACGAGCAGACGGACGAGGCCGAGGACACCGACACCGGCGAGGAGGCGCTGGTCGAGCTCGCCGCCACGGTCGACGACCTGGACCCCCGCGCCTGGCCGCCGGTGCTGGAGACGCTGCTGGCGGCCGGCGCCCTCGATGCCTGGCTGGTGCCGGTGCACATGAAGAAGGGCCGCCCCGGCGTCGTGGTCCACGCCCTGGCCCGCCCGGCGGACCGGGCCGCCGTCGCCGAGGTGATGATGCGGCATACCTCGACCCTCGGCGTCCGGTGGCACGAGGTGGGCCGGTTCGTCCTGGACCGGGTATGGCGTGAGGTCCGGCTCGGCGACGACGGCACCACGGTGCGGGTCAAGCTGGGCCTCCGGGACGGCGTCGTGCAGACCGTCACGCCGGAGTTCGAGGACGTGCGGGCGGTCGCCGAGGCCACCGGGCGACCGGTCCGGCACCTGCTGCGGGACGTCGAGGTCGCCGCTCAGCTCGCGGGCTGGGAGCCGGGCGCCGAGATCTGA
- the larB gene encoding nickel pincer cofactor biosynthesis protein LarB: protein MSTDPADGTAPEDIRLDLQRSTRRGYPEAVLCDAKTPDQVARVARTWRESGDPGPVLFTRIGEGVAALVQHELPDAHHDPLARVVAWPAEPPAPQGGRVLVLAAGTSDLPVAQEALVTARHLGRDTRLVVDVGVAGLHRLLDRLEELRDPAVRAIVVAAGMDGALPSVVAGLVGVPVVAVPTSVGYGASFGGVAALLTMLNSCAPGVAVVNIDNGYGAGHLAAQISAPGSQPAS, encoded by the coding sequence GTGAGCACCGACCCCGCCGACGGCACCGCGCCGGAGGACATCCGGCTCGACCTGCAGCGCTCGACCCGACGGGGCTATCCCGAGGCCGTGCTCTGCGACGCGAAGACCCCGGATCAGGTGGCGCGGGTCGCGCGCACGTGGCGGGAGTCGGGAGACCCGGGGCCGGTCCTCTTCACCCGCATCGGGGAGGGCGTCGCCGCACTGGTCCAGCACGAGCTGCCGGATGCGCACCACGACCCGCTGGCCCGGGTCGTGGCCTGGCCCGCCGAGCCGCCGGCCCCGCAGGGCGGGCGGGTGCTCGTCCTCGCGGCCGGCACCTCGGACCTCCCCGTCGCCCAGGAGGCCCTGGTGACGGCGCGCCACCTCGGCAGGGACACCCGGCTCGTCGTCGACGTCGGCGTCGCCGGGCTGCACCGGCTGCTCGACCGCCTCGAGGAGCTGCGCGACCCGGCGGTGCGGGCGATCGTCGTCGCGGCGGGGATGGACGGTGCCCTGCCCTCGGTCGTCGCCGGCCTGGTCGGGGTGCCGGTCGTCGCGGTGCCGACGTCGGTGGGCTACGGCGCGTCGTTCGGAGGCGTCGCCGCGCTGCTGACGATGCTCAACAGCTGCGCGCCGGGGGTGGCCGTGGTCAACATTGACAACGGCTACGGCGCCGGCCACCTGGCCGCTCAGATCTCGGCGCCCGGCTCCCAGCCCGCGAGCTGA